Proteins co-encoded in one Methylomonas albis genomic window:
- a CDS encoding acetylornithine transaminase, with product MTSHIMPTYARQSVTFARGEGAWLWDTDGRRYLDSVAGIAVCNLGHAHPAVYEALCRQSKTLLHTSNLYGVALQSQLADKLIELSGMDNVFFSNSGAEANEAAIKIARKYGHQQGIDNPVVLTMEKSFHGRTMGTLSATGNTKIKQGFEPLLAGFIHVPYNDIAAIETAIAADKNIVAILVEPVQGEGGVNIPAADYLNQIRDLCDRHNLLMMLDEIQTGAGRTGLFLAYQHNSILPDVCTMAKALGNGVPIGACLARGKAADVLQAGNHGSTFGGNPLACSAALAVLETLTSGTLIADVQTKGKRICQLFTDALADNPHIVDIRHKGLMIGIELDRPCGELVGKALAQGLLINVTADCTIRLLPPLIIDDAQILTLTETLLALIQEFSRQ from the coding sequence ATGACCAGTCACATCATGCCTACTTATGCCCGCCAGTCGGTCACTTTTGCACGCGGCGAAGGCGCGTGGCTGTGGGATACCGATGGACGTCGCTATCTCGACTCAGTCGCCGGCATTGCAGTGTGCAACCTGGGCCACGCCCATCCGGCCGTGTATGAAGCGCTCTGCCGGCAAAGCAAAACCTTGCTGCATACCTCTAATCTTTACGGCGTGGCGCTACAGTCGCAACTCGCGGATAAATTAATCGAGCTGAGCGGCATGGATAATGTGTTTTTCAGCAACTCCGGCGCGGAAGCCAACGAAGCGGCGATCAAAATCGCCCGCAAATACGGTCATCAACAAGGCATCGACAATCCCGTGGTTTTGACCATGGAAAAAAGCTTCCACGGCCGGACCATGGGCACCCTGAGTGCCACGGGCAACACCAAGATCAAACAAGGTTTCGAGCCCTTGCTGGCCGGGTTTATTCATGTACCTTACAACGACATTGCGGCTATCGAAACCGCCATCGCCGCCGATAAAAACATCGTCGCAATCCTGGTCGAACCAGTGCAAGGCGAAGGTGGCGTGAATATTCCGGCAGCGGATTATTTGAATCAAATTCGCGATCTATGCGACCGGCATAATTTGCTGATGATGCTGGACGAAATTCAAACCGGTGCCGGCCGTACCGGACTTTTTCTGGCGTATCAACATAACAGCATCCTGCCGGATGTTTGCACGATGGCCAAAGCCTTGGGCAACGGTGTGCCGATTGGCGCCTGCCTGGCCAGAGGCAAAGCTGCAGACGTATTACAGGCCGGCAATCACGGCTCGACCTTTGGCGGCAATCCGCTCGCCTGTAGTGCGGCTTTGGCTGTGCTGGAAACGTTAACATCCGGCACACTGATCGCCGATGTGCAAACCAAGGGCAAGCGAATTTGCCAACTCTTCACAGACGCACTGGCTGACAACCCGCATATCGTCGATATTCGCCATAAAGGCTTGATGATAGGCATTGAACTAGACCGGCCTTGCGGCGAACTGGTTGGCAAAGCCTTGGCACAAGGTTTGTTGATCAACGTCACCGCCGATTGCACTATCCGTTTATTGCCGCCGTTGATTATCGACGACGCGCAAATACTAACGCTGACCGAAACCCTGTTAGCGCTCATTCAGGAATTTAGCAGACAATAA
- a CDS encoding AlbA family DNA-binding domain-containing protein, protein MKRFLLQLLHIWKQKLKIYVLAGWVGAGMGIFLLAPSYDYISSRERNADPISSLEFVLGQFTEVMSGQINQNNLILFYAEIGAILGLLSLGFYQILHRRLVDLDALKAELEKDLPTIIRQGEGPLLEFKSSLRWDIQEQRVNKTLEGVILKTLAGFFNSSVGGTLLIGVADNGEILGLESDFQTLKKPDQDGFEQTLITSISTNLGADLCSLVHVLFHKIGDKDVCRVIVLPSRRPVFLTQSNTPKFFVRTGGGTRDLNIQEALDYVGSRWKNAK, encoded by the coding sequence ATGAAACGCTTCCTGCTTCAACTTCTGCACATCTGGAAACAAAAACTAAAAATCTATGTCCTGGCCGGCTGGGTAGGCGCCGGCATGGGGATATTTTTATTAGCGCCCAGTTACGATTACATCAGTTCGCGCGAGCGCAACGCCGACCCAATTTCATCGCTCGAATTCGTGCTAGGCCAATTCACCGAGGTAATGTCCGGCCAGATCAACCAAAACAATTTGATCCTGTTTTATGCCGAAATCGGCGCTATATTGGGCCTGCTATCCTTGGGTTTTTATCAGATATTGCATAGACGGCTGGTTGACCTGGACGCGCTGAAAGCCGAACTGGAAAAGGATTTACCAACCATCATCCGTCAGGGTGAGGGGCCGCTGCTGGAGTTTAAATCATCGCTACGCTGGGACATTCAGGAGCAGCGCGTGAATAAAACACTGGAAGGCGTGATTTTGAAAACCCTGGCCGGATTCTTTAACAGCTCGGTCGGCGGTACCTTGCTGATCGGCGTGGCCGACAACGGCGAAATCCTCGGCCTGGAGTCCGATTTTCAAACCCTAAAAAAACCCGACCAGGACGGCTTCGAGCAAACCCTGATCACAAGTATTTCCACTAATCTCGGCGCAGACCTGTGTTCGCTAGTGCATGTGCTGTTTCATAAAATTGGCGATAAAGATGTGTGTCGCGTGATTGTTTTACCGTCACGTCGCCCCGTGTTTTTGACCCAAAGCAACACACCCAAATTCTTCGTGCGAACCGGCGGCGGCACACGAGACCTTAACATTCAAGAAGCATTGGACTATGTCGGCAGTCGTTGGAAAAATGCCAAGTAA
- the ilvD gene encoding dihydroxy-acid dehydratase — translation MPAYRSHTTTQGRNMAGARALWRATGMKDGDFNKPIIAVANSFTQFVPGHVHLKDLGQLVAREIEKAGGVAKEFNTIAVDDGIAMGHDGMLYSLPSRDLIADSVEYMVNAHCADALVCISNCDKITPGMLMAAMRINIPVIFVSGGPMEAGKVRLAESADIKRLDLVDAMVMAADSKVSDTDLAAVERSACPTCGSCSGMFTANSMNCLTEALGLSLPGNGTVLATHADREQLFKQAGRRIVELAKQYYEQNDASVLPRAVGFKAFENAIALDIAMGGSTNTILHLLAVAQEGGIDFTLADIDRMSKVVPQLCKVAPNTNKYHIEDVHRAGGIMAILAELNRAGRLHTDVPTVHAKTLGDALTEWDIAANPSEAVKNFYMAGPAGIPSQVAFSQNTRWPSLDTDRAEGCIRSIDHAFSQEGGLAVLHGNIAVDGCVIKTAGVDDSLLVFEGNAHVVESQDEAVENILSDKVKAGDVVVVRYEGPKGGPGMQEMLYPTSYIKSKGLGKACALLTDGRFSGGTSGLSIGHCSPEAAAGGAIGLVKNGDRIRIDIPNRTINVLLSDEELDQRRTEQNQLGWKPAKPRARKVSVALKAYAHFATSADKGAVRDLSRLEDH, via the coding sequence ATGCCTGCATATCGTTCTCACACCACCACTCAAGGCCGTAACATGGCGGGCGCACGCGCGTTGTGGCGCGCCACCGGCATGAAAGACGGCGACTTCAATAAGCCGATTATTGCGGTCGCAAACTCGTTTACTCAATTCGTGCCCGGCCATGTGCATTTAAAAGACCTGGGACAACTGGTGGCGCGCGAGATCGAAAAAGCCGGCGGCGTGGCTAAAGAATTCAACACCATTGCTGTCGACGACGGTATTGCCATGGGCCACGACGGCATGCTGTACAGCTTGCCCAGTCGCGATCTGATCGCCGACAGCGTCGAGTATATGGTCAATGCCCACTGTGCCGATGCGCTGGTGTGTATTTCCAACTGCGATAAAATCACCCCCGGCATGTTGATGGCGGCTATGCGCATCAATATTCCGGTGATCTTTGTCTCCGGCGGCCCCATGGAAGCCGGTAAAGTACGGTTGGCCGAAAGCGCTGACATCAAGAGGCTGGACTTGGTCGACGCGATGGTCATGGCGGCAGACAGCAAAGTGTCGGACACCGATCTAGCAGCTGTCGAACGCTCGGCCTGCCCCACCTGCGGCTCCTGCTCAGGCATGTTCACCGCCAATTCGATGAACTGTCTGACCGAAGCCCTCGGCCTGTCGCTGCCTGGCAACGGCACCGTGTTAGCCACCCATGCCGACCGTGAACAATTGTTCAAACAGGCCGGTCGTCGTATCGTCGAACTAGCCAAACAATATTACGAGCAAAATGACGCATCGGTACTGCCCCGCGCGGTTGGCTTCAAAGCCTTCGAAAACGCCATCGCACTGGACATTGCGATGGGCGGTTCGACCAACACCATTCTGCATTTGCTGGCCGTGGCCCAAGAAGGCGGTATCGATTTCACACTGGCGGATATTGATCGCATGTCAAAAGTGGTGCCGCAGTTGTGCAAGGTGGCACCCAACACCAACAAATACCACATCGAAGACGTGCACCGCGCCGGCGGCATCATGGCGATTCTGGCGGAGCTGAACCGGGCTGGCCGCTTGCATACCGATGTACCGACCGTACACGCCAAAACTCTGGGCGATGCCCTGACGGAATGGGACATTGCCGCTAACCCGAGCGAAGCGGTAAAAAACTTTTATATGGCCGGGCCTGCCGGCATTCCGTCTCAGGTGGCTTTTAGTCAGAACACGCGCTGGCCCAGCCTGGACACTGATCGTGCCGAAGGCTGTATCCGCTCCATTGACCATGCCTTCAGCCAAGAAGGCGGGTTAGCGGTATTGCATGGCAATATCGCCGTGGATGGCTGCGTGATCAAAACAGCCGGCGTCGATGACAGCCTGCTGGTATTTGAAGGCAACGCCCATGTGGTCGAGTCGCAGGATGAAGCCGTGGAGAATATCCTCAGTGACAAAGTTAAAGCAGGTGATGTGGTAGTCGTGCGCTACGAAGGCCCGAAAGGCGGACCTGGGATGCAGGAAATGCTCTATCCAACCAGCTATATCAAATCCAAAGGTTTAGGCAAAGCTTGCGCGCTATTGACCGACGGACGTTTTTCCGGCGGCACCTCCGGCTTATCAATTGGTCACTGTTCACCGGAAGCGGCAGCAGGCGGCGCCATCGGCTTGGTGAAAAATGGCGACCGTATCCGCATCGACATTCCTAACCGCACCATCAATGTATTGCTCAGCGACGAAGAACTGGACCAACGCCGCACCGAACAGAACCAACTAGGCTGGAAACCCGCCAAGCCACGTGCGCGCAAAGTTTCGGTGGCGCTCAAAGCCTATGCCCATTTTGCCACGTCCGCCGACAAAGGCGCGGTGCGGGATTTGTCACGGCTCGAAGACCACTAA
- the argF gene encoding ornithine carbamoyltransferase, whose translation MQPRHFISLLDLSSAELHTLIQRAIQLKTHRDPNYQPFKGKVLAMIFEKSSTRTRISFESGMAQFGGSALFLSPRDTQLGRGEPLEDSAKVISSMVDCIMLRTNDHETVTTFAKHSRVPVINGLTDLLHPCQLLADMQTYFELRGDIVGKTVTWVGDGNNMCHSYINAARQFDFKLNIACPVDYRPLQNIVDAAGHRVAFFNTPEQAAQQADLVVTDVWASMGQEDEQKKREFVFKDFQVNAKTMAAAKSDALFMHCLPAHRGEEVTAEVIDGPQSVIFPEAENRLHAQKALLEFLICR comes from the coding sequence ATGCAACCCAGACACTTCATCAGTCTGCTGGATTTGTCCAGCGCCGAATTACACACCCTGATCCAGCGGGCGATTCAACTCAAAACGCATCGCGACCCGAACTATCAGCCTTTTAAAGGCAAAGTACTGGCGATGATTTTCGAAAAATCCTCGACCCGTACCCGCATCTCCTTCGAATCCGGCATGGCCCAATTCGGCGGCAGCGCTCTGTTCTTGTCGCCGCGAGACACGCAACTCGGTCGCGGCGAACCTTTGGAAGATAGTGCCAAAGTAATCTCCAGCATGGTGGATTGCATCATGCTGCGTACCAACGATCACGAGACAGTAACCACGTTTGCCAAGCACTCGAGAGTGCCGGTTATCAATGGCCTGACCGATTTATTGCATCCGTGTCAATTGCTGGCAGACATGCAGACCTATTTTGAACTACGTGGTGACATCGTCGGCAAAACCGTGACCTGGGTCGGCGATGGTAACAATATGTGCCATTCCTATATCAATGCAGCGCGCCAGTTCGATTTTAAATTGAACATCGCCTGCCCTGTCGATTACCGGCCTCTACAAAATATTGTCGATGCCGCCGGGCACAGAGTGGCGTTTTTCAATACGCCGGAACAAGCCGCGCAGCAAGCCGATTTAGTGGTGACCGATGTGTGGGCCAGCATGGGCCAGGAAGACGAACAGAAAAAACGCGAATTCGTATTTAAGGATTTTCAGGTCAACGCCAAAACCATGGCTGCCGCCAAATCCGATGCGCTGTTCATGCATTGCCTGCCGGCACATCGCGGCGAAGAAGTGACCGCCGAGGTTATCGACGGCCCACAAAGCGTGATATTCCCGGAAGCCGAGAATCGCCTGCACGCTCAGAAAGCGCTACTGGAATTTCTCATCTGCCGATAA
- the cpdA gene encoding 3',5'-cyclic-AMP phosphodiesterase has translation MPALKVLQLTDQHILPHAGDSMLGIDTEQYFQQTLAHAHATHGPFDLILLTGDLGQDPSADSYRRICRHLQTYQTPCLCLPGNHDDQELMAIELNEGLVSCRKHLLLKNWQILALNSQKPGSPAGFLSPAELTFLEQTLSAHDMPALLAVHHHCVASGSSWMDTMQIENGEALLAIAEQFPQVKAITCGHLHQEMQTRHKQIAIFATPASCFQFKPLATEFELDTLPPGYRVFELLDKGALQSSCHYLPIGMRDLQTKSHSY, from the coding sequence ATGCCCGCTTTAAAAGTCTTGCAGCTAACCGACCAGCATATATTGCCGCATGCCGGCGACAGTATGCTTGGTATCGATACCGAACAGTATTTCCAGCAAACCTTAGCCCACGCGCATGCCACTCACGGCCCATTCGATCTGATATTGTTGACCGGCGATTTGGGCCAAGACCCCAGCGCTGACAGCTACCGGCGAATTTGCCGGCATCTGCAAACTTATCAAACACCTTGCCTGTGTTTGCCGGGCAATCATGACGACCAGGAACTGATGGCAATCGAGCTGAATGAAGGTCTCGTCAGTTGTCGTAAACATTTGCTGCTGAAGAATTGGCAGATTCTTGCCTTAAACAGCCAAAAACCCGGCAGCCCCGCTGGGTTTTTATCTCCGGCAGAACTGACATTTTTAGAGCAAACGCTAAGCGCACATGACATGCCTGCCCTGCTGGCGGTGCACCATCATTGTGTTGCCAGCGGGAGCAGTTGGATGGATACGATGCAAATTGAGAACGGCGAGGCATTGCTGGCAATAGCGGAACAGTTTCCGCAGGTTAAAGCCATCACTTGCGGGCATTTGCATCAGGAAATGCAAACGAGACATAAACAAATAGCGATATTCGCAACGCCGGCCAGCTGCTTTCAGTTCAAACCCTTAGCGACAGAGTTTGAGTTGGATACCTTACCGCCCGGCTACAGGGTCTTTGAATTATTAGATAAGGGGGCTTTGCAATCCAGTTGCCACTATCTGCCAATCGGTATGCGCGACTTACAAACCAAGTCGCACAGCTATTAG
- a CDS encoding TIGR04211 family SH3 domain-containing protein: protein MKKTFAYIFACLLISPLAMARTAYVTDKVEVPLRSGESERTKIVKMLENGIPVSVLQESTENGYTYIQTNNGAEGFILSRYLTGEPSARTQLDAITKKLETLQEENKLLKTAQATGQEAGKERDRLNTELSELQQTAANAIQLKQQRDQLQERVIAVERESQQLKRENQALTDSSNQDWFLYGGGLALFGVLLGFILPKLSWRRRSSGWDSF, encoded by the coding sequence GTGAAAAAAACTTTTGCCTACATTTTTGCCTGTCTGCTGATTAGCCCGCTTGCCATGGCAAGAACCGCGTACGTTACCGACAAAGTCGAGGTACCACTACGCAGCGGCGAAAGCGAACGCACCAAGATTGTGAAAATGTTGGAAAACGGCATTCCGGTCAGCGTGTTGCAGGAAAGTACCGAAAACGGCTACACCTACATCCAAACCAATAACGGCGCGGAAGGCTTCATTCTAAGTCGCTACTTGACCGGCGAGCCCAGCGCCCGCACCCAACTTGACGCGATCACAAAAAAACTGGAAACACTACAAGAAGAAAACAAACTGTTGAAAACCGCGCAAGCCACCGGCCAGGAAGCCGGCAAAGAGCGTGACCGCCTCAACACCGAACTCAGCGAATTACAGCAAACCGCTGCCAATGCGATACAACTTAAACAACAGCGCGACCAATTGCAGGAGCGCGTGATTGCCGTCGAACGCGAATCGCAACAACTCAAGCGCGAAAATCAGGCGCTGACCGACAGCAGTAACCAGGATTGGTTTTTATACGGTGGCGGCTTGGCTTTATTCGGCGTTTTGCTGGGCTTTATTCTGCCCAAACTCAGCTGGCGCCGTCGCTCCAGCGGCTGGGACAGTTTTTAA
- the argA gene encoding amino-acid N-acetyltransferase — protein MEYQSTFVNWFRNSSPYIHAHRNRTFVIFFGGNAVSEPDFDNLIHDFALLKSLGVRLLLVHGIRAQIDEQVTGHGNTPQFHRHLRITDATTLQYVKQAAGLVRVEIEALLSMGVSGSPMAGAKIRVASGNFVTAKPLGVLDGIDYCHTGKVRRIDAQAIHQQLDQNNLVLISPIGYSPSGEIFNLSAEEVATEVAIALQAEKLILLTEQNCVSPDGNQPIQQLTTAQVSALLQEAPTVPDEVARSLRAAMQSCEKGVQRAHLINRHVDGALLLELFTRDGIGTLVSSNAFETIRAATLDDIGGIMELIKPLEQQGILVKRSREKLEMEIGDYIVIERDGLIIGCTAFHVMADDNSAEIACLAVHADYQKGARGNSLLDYLSNKAKSETIRRLFVRSTQTVHWFVERGFAPCEIDDLPEPMKSAYNYQRNAKVLYKDV, from the coding sequence ATGGAATATCAATCAACCTTCGTCAACTGGTTCAGAAACTCCTCCCCCTACATTCACGCTCATCGCAATCGCACCTTCGTGATTTTTTTCGGGGGTAATGCGGTCAGCGAGCCGGATTTCGACAATCTGATTCATGATTTTGCATTGCTTAAAAGCCTGGGCGTCAGACTCCTGCTGGTGCACGGCATCCGCGCCCAGATCGACGAGCAGGTGACCGGGCATGGCAACACGCCGCAATTTCACCGGCATTTACGCATCACCGACGCCACCACGCTGCAATACGTCAAACAAGCGGCAGGTCTAGTAAGGGTTGAAATCGAAGCCTTGTTGTCGATGGGCGTGTCCGGCTCGCCTATGGCCGGCGCGAAGATTCGCGTGGCGTCCGGCAATTTCGTCACCGCCAAACCCCTGGGCGTACTGGATGGCATCGACTATTGCCACACCGGCAAGGTCCGGCGTATCGATGCACAAGCCATTCACCAGCAGCTCGACCAAAACAACCTGGTTTTGATTTCACCTATCGGTTATTCGCCCAGCGGCGAAATCTTCAATCTGTCGGCCGAGGAAGTGGCAACCGAAGTAGCCATCGCCTTGCAAGCCGAAAAGTTGATTTTGTTGACCGAACAAAATTGCGTATCGCCTGACGGTAATCAGCCCATCCAACAGCTCACCACGGCTCAAGTTTCAGCACTATTGCAAGAGGCGCCGACAGTCCCGGATGAAGTCGCCCGTTCATTACGCGCCGCGATGCAAAGCTGCGAAAAAGGCGTTCAGCGTGCGCACCTGATCAATAGGCATGTTGATGGCGCTCTGCTACTAGAACTGTTTACTCGCGACGGTATCGGTACGCTGGTCAGCTCTAACGCCTTCGAAACCATACGGGCGGCGACATTAGACGACATCGGCGGCATTATGGAGCTGATCAAACCTTTGGAGCAGCAAGGCATCCTGGTCAAGCGTTCGCGGGAAAAGCTGGAAATGGAAATTGGCGACTATATCGTCATCGAACGTGATGGCTTGATCATCGGTTGCACGGCGTTTCATGTGATGGCCGACGACAACAGCGCGGAAATTGCTTGTCTTGCAGTGCATGCCGATTATCAAAAAGGCGCGCGCGGCAACAGCTTATTGGACTATCTAAGCAACAAAGCCAAATCCGAAACTATTCGCCGCTTGTTCGTACGTTCCACACAGACCGTGCATTGGTTTGTCGAGCGCGGTTTTGCACCGTGCGAAATCGACGATTTGCCCGAACCTATGAAAAGCGCTTACAACTATCAGCGCAATGCCAAGGTATTGTATAAAGACGTCTAA
- a CDS encoding GDP-mannose mannosyl hydrolase, producing the protein MLDKQDFLTVVKNTPLVSIDLIVRSSRDELLMGLRVNEPAADYWFVPGGRIYKSETLENAFQRITETELGTAYSIDSADLLGAFTHLYETNFAKQPGVTTHYVVLGYQLQLDLDINQLPAQQHSDYRWIGKNGDLSEVHPNSQAYYPYLR; encoded by the coding sequence ATGCTAGATAAACAGGATTTTCTTACAGTCGTAAAAAACACCCCCTTAGTCTCTATCGATTTGATTGTGCGTTCCAGCAGAGATGAACTATTGATGGGTTTGCGCGTAAATGAACCGGCCGCCGACTATTGGTTCGTGCCGGGCGGCAGAATTTATAAATCAGAAACGCTGGAAAATGCTTTTCAAAGAATCACCGAAACCGAACTAGGCACGGCCTATAGCATCGACAGCGCTGATTTACTCGGTGCTTTCACCCATCTGTATGAGACTAATTTTGCCAAACAACCGGGTGTAACTACCCATTACGTGGTTTTAGGCTATCAATTGCAGCTGGATCTGGATATTAATCAGCTACCGGCACAACAGCACTCTGATTACCGCTGGATTGGTAAAAACGGAGATTTGAGCGAGGTTCACCCTAACAGCCAAGCCTACTACCCCTATCTGCGCTGA